In the genome of Saprospira sp. CCB-QB6, one region contains:
- a CDS encoding QcrA and Rieske domain-containing protein — translation MRILLDTTQTHCLIHKYIPMQRKEFLKTLGAGAFFALTAGCFGGCRKDDEDFTPTENVDFTIDLSDSTYANLQQNGGYIIQDRVVVAKDNDGNYVAATQRCSHEGSYEIVLRNNEWFCTDHSARFDLSGQGLNAEGSRNLTIYQTELNGQMLRVFS, via the coding sequence TTGCGTATCTTATTAGATACGACCCAAACACATTGTCTTATCCATAAATATATTCCTATGCAACGTAAAGAGTTTTTGAAAACCCTAGGCGCTGGCGCCTTTTTCGCCCTCACCGCTGGCTGTTTTGGCGGCTGCCGAAAAGATGATGAAGATTTTACCCCCACAGAAAATGTGGATTTCACCATCGATTTATCCGATTCTACCTACGCCAATCTCCAACAAAATGGAGGCTATATTATCCAAGATCGCGTAGTCGTAGCCAAAGATAATGACGGCAATTATGTGGCCGCGACCCAACGCTGTAGCCATGAAGGTAGCTACGAGATCGTCCTACGCAATAATGAGTGGTTCTGTACCGACCATAGCGCCCGATTTGACCTCTCTGGCCAAGGCCTAAATGCAGAAGGTAGCCGCAATCTCACTATTTATCAAACAGAACTCAACGGCCAAATGCTCCGCGTGTTCTCCTAA
- the gltX gene encoding glutamate--tRNA ligase, producing MSQQVRLRFAPSPTGALHIGGVRTALYNYLFAKKMGGKFILRIEDTDRKRFVAEAEDYINEALAWLGLTPDEGVVEGGEYGPYRQSDRKALYAKYAQQLLDSGYAYYAFDTAEELDAIRQEEPNFKYDAESRMKLRNSLTLGQEEVDQLVASGDYVVRILLPAEEEIVFEDMIRGVVRYNSRDMDDKVLYKGTEQMPTYHLANIVDDYLMKISHVVRGEEWLPSTPLHVMLYRYLGWEESRPAFAHLPLILKPKGNGKLSKRDAAKFEMPVFPLDFEQEGQEKIKGFREWGFAPAPVLNFLALLGWHPEGDREMFSLEELVEAFDLEKVSKSGARFDFEKARWFSQQYLMATENKVLAQELQPLVAEQGQEFSLNYLEAVAAMLKERVHFLTEMLTVGKYFFGAPNYEDTLANEAKNLKKKVLKKWTAERAELFGQLPELLAASDAAAIKTAVTAFMEANSLGFGDLLPFLRFALSGTMQGPDVFEMAALFGPEENKNRIQAFMAFCDAQ from the coding sequence ATGTCTCAGCAAGTACGACTGCGTTTTGCACCTAGTCCAACTGGAGCCCTACATATTGGGGGTGTGCGTACCGCCTTATACAATTATCTCTTTGCCAAAAAAATGGGTGGAAAATTCATTTTGCGGATTGAGGATACCGACCGCAAGCGTTTTGTGGCTGAAGCTGAGGACTACATCAATGAAGCCTTGGCTTGGTTGGGTTTGACGCCTGATGAGGGGGTAGTAGAAGGTGGAGAATATGGTCCTTATCGCCAATCTGACCGCAAAGCCTTGTATGCAAAATATGCGCAGCAACTATTGGATAGTGGCTATGCTTATTATGCCTTTGACACGGCAGAGGAATTGGATGCGATTCGTCAGGAAGAGCCAAATTTCAAGTACGATGCAGAAAGTCGGATGAAATTGCGCAACTCTTTAACGCTAGGGCAAGAAGAAGTGGATCAGCTTGTGGCTAGTGGTGACTACGTTGTTCGGATTTTGTTGCCTGCTGAAGAAGAAATCGTTTTTGAAGATATGATTCGGGGCGTGGTGCGTTACAACAGCCGCGACATGGATGACAAAGTTTTGTATAAGGGGACTGAGCAAATGCCCACCTATCATTTGGCCAACATTGTGGATGATTATTTGATGAAAATCAGCCATGTTGTTCGTGGGGAAGAGTGGTTACCCAGCACGCCTTTGCACGTGATGCTCTATCGTTATTTGGGTTGGGAAGAGAGTCGTCCCGCCTTTGCGCATCTTCCGTTAATTCTCAAGCCCAAGGGCAATGGGAAGCTCAGCAAGCGGGATGCGGCTAAATTTGAAATGCCTGTTTTTCCTCTTGATTTTGAGCAAGAGGGGCAAGAAAAGATCAAAGGATTTAGAGAGTGGGGCTTTGCGCCTGCTCCAGTGCTCAACTTTTTGGCCTTATTGGGTTGGCATCCAGAGGGAGATCGCGAGATGTTCAGTTTAGAGGAGTTGGTAGAAGCCTTTGACTTAGAAAAAGTCAGTAAAAGTGGGGCGCGTTTTGATTTTGAGAAAGCTCGTTGGTTTAGCCAGCAATATTTGATGGCCACAGAGAACAAAGTACTTGCTCAAGAACTGCAGCCTTTGGTGGCAGAGCAGGGGCAAGAGTTTTCGCTTAATTATTTGGAAGCTGTTGCCGCCATGCTCAAAGAGCGGGTACATTTCCTGACTGAAATGTTGACGGTAGGAAAATACTTCTTTGGAGCGCCCAATTATGAGGACACCTTAGCCAATGAGGCCAAAAACCTCAAGAAAAAGGTTCTTAAGAAATGGACAGCGGAGCGGGCAGAACTCTTTGGTCAGTTGCCCGAGCTGCTTGCTGCATCCGATGCAGCTGCAATTAAAACAGCGGTAACGGCTTTCATGGAAGCCAACAGCCTAGGGTTTGGGGATTTGCTCCCCTTCCTTCGCTTTGCTCTTTCGGGAACGATGCAGGGGCCTGATGTTTTTGAGATGGCCGCCTTATTTGGTCCAGAAGAAAACAAAAATCGCATTCAAGCCTTTATGGCTTTTTGTGACGCCCAATAA
- a CDS encoding efflux RND transporter periplasmic adaptor subunit, producing MKSVYPFLLVASLILSLSACGTEEKKAAEEQTASPKSPYIVWTDAQLKQSKLEWGQAQEHELENSIKLGAYSRLPEGAKASLSVELPGKLLSIRKQEGQYVQKGEAILQIESLGYQQLLLEKSQLERQIAEAEQALFYLEKALQRQEALAKEQINSGKALEQAQLEVNKAKASLDGMKKELNIRQNQLNQFSSAQAGHYWLQAPISGYISELNLSLGQSLSAGQPLLSIVDNKKMQAELEVFEKDWPLLEEDQKVELSLAGPMGKRALSAKVLRLGQAFGANKKSISVRLALDSLPFNLVEGLYMDAKLHLGHQKALVLPATAVYQLGEQAYFYALAKTENGQYFFEALPLVDAQQYDDFYYSPNISQQLKGRPVVLQGAYYLGASSNKEEGE from the coding sequence ATGAAATCCGTATATCCATTTTTGCTAGTTGCTAGCCTTATCCTAAGCCTTAGCGCTTGTGGAACTGAAGAAAAAAAAGCCGCTGAAGAACAAACAGCCAGCCCCAAAAGTCCATATATCGTTTGGACCGACGCCCAGCTCAAACAATCTAAACTGGAATGGGGCCAAGCTCAAGAACATGAGCTAGAAAATAGCATCAAATTGGGTGCTTATAGCCGCTTGCCCGAAGGCGCCAAAGCCAGCCTAAGCGTAGAACTACCTGGAAAGCTTCTGAGCATCCGCAAACAAGAGGGCCAATACGTACAAAAAGGAGAAGCCATTTTGCAAATCGAAAGCTTGGGCTACCAACAACTGCTTTTAGAAAAAAGCCAATTGGAACGCCAAATTGCCGAGGCTGAACAGGCCCTATTTTACCTAGAAAAAGCTTTGCAGCGCCAAGAAGCACTGGCCAAAGAACAAATCAACTCGGGCAAGGCCTTGGAACAGGCCCAACTAGAAGTAAATAAGGCCAAAGCCAGCTTAGACGGCATGAAAAAAGAACTGAATATTCGCCAAAATCAATTGAATCAGTTTTCTTCGGCCCAAGCTGGACACTATTGGCTGCAAGCCCCTATTTCGGGCTATATCAGCGAGCTGAACCTCAGTTTGGGCCAAAGCCTAAGCGCAGGACAGCCCCTTTTGAGCATTGTAGACAACAAAAAAATGCAGGCCGAACTCGAAGTCTTTGAGAAAGATTGGCCCTTATTGGAAGAAGACCAAAAGGTAGAACTCAGCTTGGCGGGCCCAATGGGAAAACGCGCCCTTAGCGCCAAAGTCTTGCGCCTAGGCCAAGCCTTTGGGGCCAACAAAAAAAGTATTTCGGTGCGCTTGGCCCTCGATAGCCTGCCCTTTAATTTGGTAGAAGGCCTTTATATGGATGCCAAACTGCATTTGGGCCATCAAAAAGCCTTGGTTTTGCCCGCCACAGCAGTCTATCAACTTGGCGAACAAGCCTATTTTTATGCTTTGGCCAAAACAGAAAATGGCCAATACTTTTTTGAGGCCCTTCCCTTAGTTGATGCCCAGCAATATGATGACTTTTATTACAGTCCAAACATTAGCCAACAACTAAAAGGACGGCCTGTTGTCCTTCAAGGTGCCTATTATCTAGGCGCCTCCTCCAATAAGGAAGAAGGCGAATAA
- a CDS encoding CusA/CzcA family heavy metal efflux RND transporter codes for MLDKIILWSIKNKLMMGLGVLALLLLGIYNLRSLSIDALPDITNNQLQLITNAPQLSTQEMEQLVTFPLEQSVKSIPHLVELRSISRFGISVVTLVFDESVDPYWARAQVNERIGQVELPSGVDPPSLGPVSTGLGEIYQYSLSAKAGFEEQFSAMQLRSIQDWVIKPQVLGIPGVAELNTLGGELKQYEVVIYPERLRPLGLSLLDVMSALENNHENTGAAYIDHKPYAHFIRAVGKIQSLEELGQIHLGQTEEGRVILLKEVADFKFGSPMRYGAATKDGHGEVVVGIVMMLKGANSAKVIEAVRNRMEEIKAKLPEGVELTTFLDRSRLVNKASSTIATNLIEGALIVLFVLLLLIGNLRAGLIVASVIPLSLLFAISLMNFFGVSGNLMSLGAIDFGLIVDGSVIIVEAAIHFLHQQQKKRLTAEEMDQAVYESASKIRSTAAFGEIIILIVYLPILVLTGVEGKMFVPMAQTVAFAILGAFILSLTYVPMMMALFLSKKIPQKASFSDRLVAALEQAYSPVLALVMRVKAPILGLAILALGFSGWIFSQMGGEFIPTLGEGDLAAQFILPEGSSLEQEIEVCGKAEKLLLDNFPEVLQVVSKIGSAEVPTDPMPMQVADGMVILKDHDDWVSATNREELVEKMQAVLAQIPELTTEFSQPIQMRFNELMTGVRADVAIKIFGEDLATLSQLGEQVQKKLASVEGTEDVRVEAVSGLAQIRIEYIRERLAYYQLDVSSLNRILEAAFAGSTLGQIQEGQRRFDLVIRLAAKDRQDIQALKSLLLPLPSGEQIQLGDLAKIDFVEGPAQISREEGQRRIVISFNVRGRDVQSVVEEIQAKVEPQLQMPASYYLSYGGQFKNLEDASQRLLVVVPLALFLIFLLLYFTFHSIGQALLIFTAIPFSAIGGIWALWLRDMPFSISAAVGFIALFGVAVLNGIVLIAYFNELKKNPDLSLEERILQACKLRLRPVLMTASVAALGFLPMALSQAAGAEVQKPLASVVIGGLLTATLLTLFVLPILYYYSERLSFKKAPKSVLMIGLLLLAATHLQAQEAKSYAELRALGQENWSLIQAKQSELAAAQARKGGVRNWSPTNFQLGWGQINTPENDWSFGIEQQLPSLLAWRLEAQAREQNWKMAQIELQLEQQSWAYELQQLLSQRAYYLELSQIYQSNLELLEQQLQLLRKQAELGESSPLKALTLERLLWQWSEQNRQLQLVLQQLEQSLLFFLGLDELPEIEVPTWQSRLLETQDSSLLAQQPELLLAQIAQQQAKLMQKQEKASYRPRLSLNYQIQSMREEAQNQQLETVGLPRYQQIGLGLNAPILGRKNRKKELAALELQAQALGQRAEQKAAALGQEYLRLKMAVDFYQQALNNWESSAAQPQKEYLQKMKRAFELGEIEQLAYLQALQQYLTLEQQGCNYNWELNKAMDRLDYLLGRFLPEGN; via the coding sequence ATGTTAGACAAAATCATCCTTTGGAGTATTAAGAACAAGCTGATGATGGGTTTAGGCGTTTTGGCCCTTTTGCTGCTGGGGATTTACAATCTCCGCTCGCTATCCATAGACGCCTTGCCAGACATCACCAACAATCAATTGCAGCTCATTACGAATGCGCCACAGCTCTCGACTCAAGAGATGGAGCAATTGGTCACTTTTCCTTTAGAGCAGAGCGTGAAATCTATTCCGCATTTGGTGGAACTTCGCTCTATTAGTCGCTTTGGGATTTCAGTAGTAACCCTAGTCTTTGATGAATCTGTAGATCCCTATTGGGCCAGAGCTCAGGTAAACGAGCGGATTGGGCAGGTAGAACTCCCCTCAGGAGTAGACCCGCCCAGTTTGGGGCCTGTAAGTACTGGTTTGGGAGAAATTTACCAGTATAGTTTAAGCGCCAAAGCGGGCTTTGAAGAGCAATTTTCGGCCATGCAACTCAGAAGCATTCAAGACTGGGTCATCAAGCCGCAGGTACTAGGCATTCCGGGAGTGGCTGAGCTCAACACCTTGGGGGGCGAACTCAAGCAATACGAAGTGGTCATTTATCCTGAGCGCTTGCGTCCTTTGGGCCTTTCGCTACTCGATGTAATGTCTGCCTTAGAGAACAACCATGAAAATACGGGTGCGGCCTATATTGATCATAAACCCTATGCGCATTTCATTAGAGCAGTGGGTAAAATTCAGAGCTTAGAGGAGTTGGGCCAAATTCATTTGGGCCAAACGGAAGAAGGCCGAGTAATTTTGCTCAAGGAAGTGGCCGATTTTAAGTTTGGTAGCCCTATGCGCTATGGTGCCGCCACCAAAGATGGACATGGAGAAGTGGTTGTGGGGATTGTCATGATGCTCAAGGGAGCCAATAGTGCCAAGGTCATTGAGGCCGTTCGCAACAGAATGGAAGAGATTAAAGCCAAATTACCTGAAGGCGTAGAGCTCACTACCTTTTTAGATCGCTCTCGTTTGGTCAATAAAGCCAGCTCTACCATTGCCACCAACCTTATTGAGGGGGCTTTGATTGTACTTTTTGTTTTGCTTTTGCTCATTGGTAATCTGCGGGCGGGCCTTATTGTAGCCTCAGTTATTCCCTTATCGCTACTCTTTGCCATCAGCCTGATGAACTTTTTTGGCGTAAGTGGTAACCTGATGAGTTTGGGAGCCATTGATTTTGGGTTGATTGTAGATGGTTCGGTGATTATTGTAGAAGCGGCCATCCACTTTTTGCATCAACAGCAGAAAAAGCGACTGACTGCAGAAGAAATGGATCAAGCGGTTTATGAATCGGCTTCCAAAATCCGATCTACAGCAGCTTTTGGCGAAATCATCATCCTGATTGTTTATCTGCCCATTCTCGTTTTGACAGGGGTGGAAGGAAAAATGTTTGTGCCCATGGCCCAAACGGTGGCCTTTGCCATTTTGGGGGCCTTTATTCTATCCTTGACCTATGTACCCATGATGATGGCCCTATTTCTCTCTAAAAAGATCCCTCAAAAAGCGAGTTTCTCTGATCGCTTGGTCGCAGCTTTGGAGCAGGCCTATAGTCCAGTTTTAGCCTTAGTGATGCGGGTCAAAGCGCCTATTTTGGGCCTAGCTATTCTAGCTTTGGGCTTTAGTGGCTGGATATTTAGCCAAATGGGCGGAGAATTTATTCCTACCCTTGGCGAAGGCGATTTAGCCGCCCAATTCATTCTCCCCGAAGGCAGCTCTTTGGAGCAAGAAATAGAGGTTTGTGGAAAAGCAGAAAAGCTACTTCTAGACAACTTTCCTGAAGTCTTACAGGTCGTTTCTAAAATTGGTAGTGCCGAGGTACCTACCGATCCCATGCCCATGCAAGTAGCCGATGGTATGGTTATTTTAAAGGATCATGATGATTGGGTTTCAGCAACAAATAGAGAAGAACTGGTAGAGAAAATGCAGGCCGTTTTGGCACAAATTCCAGAATTGACCACGGAATTTAGCCAGCCTATCCAAATGCGTTTTAATGAGCTAATGACTGGCGTTCGGGCAGATGTGGCCATTAAAATTTTTGGCGAAGACCTGGCCACTCTTAGCCAACTGGGCGAGCAGGTCCAAAAGAAACTGGCTAGCGTAGAAGGCACCGAAGATGTGCGAGTAGAGGCCGTTAGTGGCTTGGCTCAAATCCGCATTGAATATATCCGCGAGCGCTTGGCCTATTACCAACTAGATGTAAGTAGCCTCAACCGAATTTTAGAGGCCGCTTTTGCTGGAAGTACTTTGGGCCAAATACAAGAGGGACAACGCCGTTTTGATCTAGTTATTCGCCTAGCGGCTAAAGACCGCCAAGATATTCAGGCGCTAAAATCCTTGCTCCTCCCCCTCCCCTCTGGAGAACAAATCCAGCTAGGCGATTTGGCCAAAATCGACTTTGTAGAAGGTCCCGCTCAAATTTCTAGAGAAGAGGGCCAAAGAAGAATCGTCATCAGCTTTAATGTGCGGGGACGAGATGTGCAATCTGTGGTAGAAGAGATTCAAGCTAAGGTAGAACCTCAACTTCAAATGCCGGCCTCTTATTACCTCAGCTATGGCGGACAGTTTAAGAATTTGGAAGACGCCAGCCAACGCCTATTGGTGGTTGTGCCGCTAGCCCTTTTCCTCATCTTTTTGCTGCTCTATTTCACTTTTCACTCTATAGGCCAAGCCTTGCTCATTTTCACAGCAATTCCCTTTTCGGCCATTGGTGGAATCTGGGCGCTTTGGCTTAGAGATATGCCCTTTAGTATTTCTGCCGCTGTGGGTTTTATTGCCCTTTTTGGTGTGGCGGTATTAAATGGAATTGTCTTGATTGCCTACTTTAATGAACTAAAAAAGAATCCTGATTTGAGTTTGGAAGAACGCATTCTACAGGCCTGTAAGCTTCGTCTACGTCCTGTACTGATGACGGCCTCGGTGGCGGCTTTGGGCTTTTTGCCCATGGCGCTAAGTCAGGCCGCTGGCGCAGAGGTCCAAAAACCCTTGGCCTCAGTGGTCATTGGAGGTTTGTTGACGGCTACGCTGCTAACCCTCTTTGTTTTGCCCATTTTATATTATTACAGCGAGCGATTGAGCTTTAAAAAAGCACCGAAATCAGTCCTGATGATTGGCCTTTTGCTTTTGGCCGCTACTCATTTGCAAGCCCAAGAAGCCAAAAGCTACGCAGAACTTAGAGCCTTGGGCCAAGAGAACTGGAGCCTGATCCAAGCCAAGCAATCAGAATTGGCGGCAGCACAAGCCCGCAAAGGCGGAGTACGCAACTGGTCGCCTACTAATTTCCAATTGGGCTGGGGCCAAATCAATACCCCAGAAAATGACTGGTCTTTTGGGATTGAACAACAACTGCCCTCTCTTTTGGCTTGGCGCCTAGAAGCCCAAGCCCGAGAACAAAATTGGAAGATGGCCCAAATTGAACTCCAATTGGAACAACAGAGCTGGGCCTATGAATTGCAACAATTGCTTTCTCAACGGGCCTATTATCTGGAGCTATCCCAAATCTACCAATCAAATCTAGAACTGCTGGAACAACAACTTCAGCTACTGAGAAAACAAGCCGAATTGGGCGAGAGCTCTCCGCTTAAGGCCCTTACGCTAGAGCGCCTGCTTTGGCAATGGAGCGAACAAAATAGACAGCTCCAATTGGTCTTACAACAATTGGAACAATCGCTTTTATTTTTCTTGGGCCTAGACGAATTGCCCGAAATTGAGGTCCCTACTTGGCAAAGCCGCCTGCTCGAAACACAGGATAGTAGCCTGCTGGCCCAACAACCTGAGCTGCTGTTGGCCCAAATTGCTCAACAACAGGCTAAGCTGATGCAAAAACAAGAAAAAGCTAGCTATCGCCCCCGCCTTAGCCTCAATTATCAAATCCAATCGATGCGCGAAGAGGCCCAAAACCAACAACTAGAAACGGTTGGCCTCCCCCGCTACCAACAAATTGGACTCGGATTGAATGCCCCTATCTTGGGCCGCAAAAACCGAAAAAAGGAACTGGCCGCCCTAGAATTACAGGCCCAAGCCCTAGGCCAAAGGGCCGAGCAAAAAGCCGCCGCCCTGGGCCAAGAATATCTCCGCCTGAAGATGGCCGTAGATTTTTATCAACAAGCGCTCAATAATTGGGAGAGTAGCGCCGCCCAACCCCAAAAGGAATATCTCCAAAAGATGAAACGCGCTTTTGAACTGGGCGAAATCGAACAATTGGCCTATTTACAGGCCTTGCAACAATATTTGACCCTAGAACAACAAGGCTGCAATTATAACTGGGAACTGAATAAAGCGATGGACCGACTCGATTATTTGCTCGGCCGTTTTTTACCTGAAGGGAATTAA
- a CDS encoding TraR/DksA family transcriptional regulator, which produces MSKQENVAKNRYSDEDLAEFKVVIDKKLEEAKQQLEELKVQLTELNNSGDENRAGTFDDGASNWQREHLNKLAARQQRFVRDLEHALIRINNKTYGVCTITGKLISKERLALVPHATKTVEGKQQEKGDKPRKVIRRS; this is translated from the coding sequence ATGAGCAAACAAGAAAATGTAGCCAAGAATCGCTATAGCGATGAGGACCTTGCTGAGTTTAAGGTGGTCATTGACAAGAAGCTCGAGGAGGCTAAACAGCAACTCGAAGAACTGAAAGTTCAATTGACGGAACTCAACAACAGTGGTGATGAGAATCGTGCAGGCACCTTTGATGATGGCGCCTCAAATTGGCAAAGAGAGCATCTAAACAAATTGGCGGCTAGACAGCAGCGTTTTGTTCGCGATTTGGAGCATGCACTCATCCGTATCAATAACAAAACCTATGGCGTTTGTACCATTACGGGCAAACTCATTAGCAAAGAGCGTTTGGCCTTGGTTCCTCATGCTACCAAAACGGTAGAGGGGAAGCAACAAGAAAAAGGCGACAAGCCCCGCAAGGTGATTCGCCGCTCTTAG
- a CDS encoding FAD:protein FMN transferase, translating into MPIHYLLLLLLSIYSWRLSAQELAQKQFQLMGCWFEVKVFAQEEEQAQAALAAGIAEMQRIEELISSWQPNSATSQINAQAGQQAVRVPLELLTLIQRAKKISALTDGAFDISFAPKNSPWQFKGQTLEKWPEMPPKASSANWQSIQVDELAQTVYLPDPQMQIGFGGLGKGYAADKAKALMQKMPGVTAGLVNASGDLNCWGQPPGKTGWNIQILSPNKQAPPLGYLQLNGQALVSSGDYEKFFYYQGERYAHIIDPKTGRPTQGIQSASVLCPSAELADALATALFVLGPDKGLALIDQLDQIEAFIWLSDNSYRCSKNIEIKRDDQ; encoded by the coding sequence ATGCCAATTCATTATTTGCTCTTATTGCTGCTTTCGATTTACAGTTGGCGCCTTTCCGCTCAGGAATTGGCCCAAAAGCAATTTCAACTGATGGGCTGCTGGTTTGAAGTAAAGGTTTTTGCTCAAGAAGAGGAACAAGCCCAAGCGGCTTTGGCCGCTGGCATAGCCGAAATGCAACGCATCGAGGAACTGATTTCTTCTTGGCAGCCCAATTCGGCTACTAGCCAAATCAATGCGCAAGCGGGACAACAAGCCGTTCGGGTGCCTCTAGAGCTTTTGACCCTGATCCAAAGGGCCAAAAAGATCTCGGCCCTAACCGATGGCGCCTTTGATATTAGTTTTGCCCCCAAAAATTCGCCTTGGCAATTTAAGGGGCAAACTTTGGAAAAATGGCCCGAAATGCCGCCCAAAGCTAGCTCCGCCAATTGGCAAAGCATCCAAGTAGATGAGCTGGCCCAAACGGTCTATCTGCCCGATCCCCAAATGCAAATTGGTTTTGGGGGCCTAGGCAAAGGCTATGCAGCCGATAAGGCCAAAGCTCTAATGCAAAAGATGCCTGGAGTAACGGCTGGTTTGGTCAATGCTAGTGGCGACCTCAACTGCTGGGGGCAACCTCCCGGAAAAACAGGATGGAACATTCAAATTCTTTCGCCAAACAAACAAGCGCCGCCTTTGGGCTATCTCCAGCTAAACGGGCAGGCCCTAGTGAGCTCTGGCGATTATGAAAAATTCTTCTATTACCAAGGAGAGCGCTATGCGCATATCATTGACCCCAAGACGGGGCGGCCCACGCAGGGCATTCAATCGGCCTCGGTCCTTTGTCCCTCTGCAGAATTGGCCGATGCCTTGGCCACGGCCCTTTTTGTTTTGGGGCCCGACAAAGGGCTAGCACTCATTGACCAATTGGACCAAATAGAAGCTTTTATTTGGTTGAGCGATAATAGTTATCGCTGCTCCAAGAACATTGAAATCAAGAGAGATGATCAATAA
- a CDS encoding DUF4266 domain-containing protein — translation MINKLILLLALAGLFSSCQSVKAYQQMQLRQAQMELSPKKEQSFETNFQSYREGASGANSGKTGGGCGCN, via the coding sequence ATGATCAATAAACTTATTCTTTTACTGGCTTTGGCGGGGCTCTTCAGCAGCTGCCAATCGGTAAAAGCTTACCAGCAAATGCAATTGCGGCAAGCCCAGATGGAGCTTTCGCCCAAGAAAGAGCAAAGCTTTGAGACCAACTTTCAATCTTATCGAGAGGGGGCCTCTGGGGCCAACTCGGGAAAGACGGGAGGCGGCTGCGGCTGCAATTAA
- a CDS encoding thioredoxin family protein, with the protein MKYLFVCLALLFASSSWAQELKRFEAAKAKEQPILLVFSGSDWCAPCKRLHKEVLSQDAFLQLVDKEFSYLYLDFPVRKKNKKLQGEAIRAENEALSEKYNPFAQFPTVVLLSPQGDVLGEIKYHHEGPDFFIEALKKLLP; encoded by the coding sequence ATGAAATATCTATTTGTTTGCCTGGCCCTGCTTTTTGCAAGCAGCAGCTGGGCCCAAGAATTAAAGCGTTTTGAGGCCGCCAAAGCTAAAGAACAGCCCATTTTACTGGTCTTTTCTGGCTCCGATTGGTGCGCCCCCTGCAAACGCCTACATAAAGAGGTCCTCAGCCAAGACGCCTTTCTCCAACTGGTGGATAAAGAGTTTTCTTACCTCTATCTCGATTTCCCCGTCCGCAAAAAGAATAAAAAATTGCAAGGCGAGGCAATCCGTGCCGAAAATGAGGCCCTGTCCGAAAAATATAACCCCTTTGCACAGTTTCCAACGGTGGTCCTGCTCTCTCCCCAAGGCGATGTTTTAGGCGAGATTAAGTACCATCATGAAGGCCCCGATTTCTTTATCGAAGCCCTGAAAAAACTGCTGCCCTAA
- a CDS encoding DUF3570 domain-containing protein, giving the protein MNKIYLLGLVFWSIAASSWAQQAAQDSSYKIPANSRAITADLLSSYYQQDGQNGAVQGGQGTEKLQDVANKVQLYVPLDKNKAIQLQAGADSYSSASTDEIDNNPSSASAQDTRAYGQLSYQHKLLRQGLELAVGGGFSTEYDYQSVSANLGIKKDFYAGNSQLAFNFGLFQDNWKLIYPRELRGFVDAGRSDRQSLSFSLAYSQMITPSLQAIANVEYIRMAGLLSTPFHRVFFEDLSLDIERLPALRSKIPASIRLHYYLNEYFILRSFYRYYWDDFGVEGHTLELEIPIQLHPNFNLQAFYRYHQQTASDYFAPFAEHSVNSSFYTSDYDLSAFYSQQFGLGFRYAPAFGLLRSQAFLKSKRVVLFKSIAARLAYYQRSTGLEAFVASLHLAFSLE; this is encoded by the coding sequence ATGAATAAGATATACCTTTTGGGCCTAGTATTTTGGTCCATAGCGGCTAGTAGTTGGGCGCAGCAAGCGGCACAAGACAGCAGCTATAAAATCCCGGCGAATAGTCGAGCCATCACGGCCGATTTGCTCAGCAGCTACTACCAGCAAGATGGGCAAAATGGGGCGGTACAGGGTGGTCAGGGGACCGAAAAATTGCAAGATGTGGCCAATAAAGTGCAGTTGTATGTCCCTTTAGATAAAAATAAGGCGATTCAGCTGCAGGCTGGGGCCGATAGTTATAGCTCGGCCTCTACGGATGAAATTGACAACAATCCCTCTTCGGCTTCGGCCCAGGATACTCGGGCCTATGGGCAGTTGAGTTATCAGCATAAATTGTTGCGGCAGGGATTAGAGTTAGCTGTTGGCGGTGGATTTTCGACAGAGTACGACTATCAGTCGGTTTCGGCCAATTTGGGCATCAAAAAAGACTTTTATGCGGGCAACAGTCAGTTGGCCTTCAACTTTGGGCTTTTTCAGGATAACTGGAAGTTAATTTACCCCCGAGAGCTTCGGGGATTTGTAGATGCGGGACGTTCGGACCGGCAGAGTTTGAGTTTTTCTTTGGCCTACAGCCAGATGATCACGCCCAGTTTGCAAGCCATTGCCAATGTTGAATACATTCGGATGGCGGGGCTGTTATCTACGCCCTTTCATCGGGTCTTTTTTGAGGATTTGAGTTTGGATATCGAGCGTTTGCCTGCGTTGCGGAGCAAAATCCCGGCTAGTATTCGCTTACATTATTACCTCAATGAATACTTCATCTTGCGCAGTTTTTACCGCTATTACTGGGATGACTTTGGGGTAGAGGGGCATACCCTAGAATTGGAAATCCCCATTCAACTGCATCCTAACTTCAATCTACAGGCCTTTTATCGCTACCATCAGCAAACGGCCTCCGATTATTTTGCGCCCTTTGCGGAGCATAGCGTCAACTCGAGCTTTTACACTTCTGATTATGATCTATCGGCCTTTTATTCTCAGCAATTTGGTTTGGGCTTCCGTTATGCGCCTGCTTTTGGTCTATTGCGCAGCCAAGCCTTTTTGAAAAGCAAAAGAGTGGTTCTTTTCAAATCGATTGCGGCCAGATTGGCCTATTACCAAAGAAGCACGGGCCTAGAAGCCTTTGTTGCTTCCTTACATCTTGCCTTTAGTTTAGAATAA